The following is a genomic window from Antechinus flavipes isolate AdamAnt ecotype Samford, QLD, Australia chromosome 3, AdamAnt_v2, whole genome shotgun sequence.
AAGCCACATAACAAGAAATTGTCATCATCATGTATTTGGAAGTAATGAAATACCAATTCAAATCCTTTATCCATTATCTGAATGTAGCATATACATAGCAATACTGTTCACGTGTTTCTTCCCAAggtctttttaatatataaagattTGTCTCCCCAACAATCTTATTTGTGCCATCCTGATTTCTTAAAAGGACAAATGATTTAACGCTTTGAGAGAAGCACCCATCAAGGCAATTCTCCTTTTGAacgttttgtgtgtgtgtggggggggggggggggggggggggagggggggggagggggggtacatgcaaacacatacacacacagcttAATTATTAGCAAAGTCTAAGTGTTGAAAACAAGCAAAATATGAATCAAATTAGTTAATCTCCccaaaaagttaaattttaatcATAATGAAAGGATAAACTTTTTCTTAGCAGCCTCAATCTACTTAATCTGGACTATTAAAACTACTGGATGAAGAAGTCTAGGTTGCTCCCCTAGGtccagaggaagggaaagaaattctAAACAGCTACAAGAAGTTTCTTGTAGATTATACAACAACCTACGCCCTCAAAAAACTAATCTTCTTTTCTTGTGTATTTTTGtattctaagaaaataaaaatttattttgtttgctatTATCTATCCTTAATTATTAACACACATAATTCAATACAaccatttcatagaatcatattaagtacctattggTAATACAGCATATAGACTTTAGAATCTAactttcaaaaattttcagtTCAATTATCATTATTGGAAAGCATTTAAGTAAGAGAAATTCTAAGCAGATTACTACACATAGAACTTTTACGGTTTCAAGAAAAATACATTGGTTtacctctcttttattttttgtagccTTTCTGGATCTCTTGATGGTAGGGTTTTAGTCTTATCATTCTGCCCATCAGATGAATTCCAACCTGAGGGAATAATATCTACAGTGATCATGACATTGTCAGATAAACTGCTTCCTAGAGCTGAGGGGACTGCAAATCGGAATAAGGAACCAGGAAGAATTCCAGATATTCCTGTATTTCTTCCACTATGAGCCAAATCTGGTGTGGAAGCAGCAGAAGCAGCTGCACTGCTGGGTACTGTAGGGGTTTGTGATCTGTTAGCAGTAGTCCCAAGGGACTCATTTTGTGTTTCAAGGTGAACGTCTTCATTAGACTCTCTTCTCAAAACATGATGAGGTCTAGATGGCACATCACTAGTGCGAATTCGTGTAGATTCATCTCTTCCTTCTCGACGTCTCCTTGAAAATAAAGGTGTGCATCTATTTCTTAGAGAAGAGGACAACCAGGAACCAGCATTTCTACTTTCAGACTCTTGGCTAAAGTTTTCTGAACCAGTCTCAGAGTTAGGATTTTGGCCAACAGATGATAAACCCCATCTTCGCCTAAGAAATCTAAATCCCTGAGAAGATTCAGGTGTTCTATTATCTGGAACTTCAGAAGATGAAACTGCACTACCACTGGATTGTGTAGAAGTCAAAACTGTTGGAGCAACATAAGAATTTTCAGAATCTAATGATCTTGTATTCAGGGAATCCTGACTAGATCTTCGTGAAAAAAAGGTAGATGACATACTAGAAGCTAGACGAGACAACAACTGCCTGGTTGTCCGCCTTCCTTCAGTGTCATTGGAAGGCTCAGTCAATGACCTTTGAGATGAACCAATCCTTTCAGAATTATTAATGGAAGAAGCTTCATCTCTATTTGGGATGTAAGAAAAACCTTGCTGTACACTCCTCTGGGGAGATTCCATTTCTCTTGGAGAAAAGTTTGATCTGGAAGAATTTCTACTTGGTTCTCTAGAATAAAATGAGGACTGATGTTCAGAAGGCCATTGACGGTTCATGGATGATGTATTTAATCTTAAAGTGTTCAGTGAATTCTCTTTTGGTCTTGCTCCTTGAGAATATGAAGAAGCAACTCTATCTTGAAGATCTATTATTAAAACAGcaagacaaaaggagaaaatgattagCTGAAcataattttgatattaaaaagtTATATCTGTTATTATCTTCATGTTGTCATTACGTTATTCACAAGAACAGACGACGTATGAAATGCAATTTTATTGCAAAAATACTCTGGGACATGATAAAACTCATGGCTTAACTGttatctaagattataaattttaaaattgtatattatTACACAtgtactattattttatattatataaaatataaatttttaaattcaaaaattgGCTAACTTATGTTATGAAAATATATAGTACTGACCAATAACATCATTTTTGCTATGTTGAATAGAAACAAAGTCCTCAAAAGCACAAGTCAGTTtgagcaaaagaatgaaaaggaatgtgatacaaagacagaaagacattctgaagccagattataaaaagcttaaaatactAAGCTTAGAAATATGTACTTCTTTTACAGACAATAGGGAATCATAGATAGATATGTTTTAATAAGTAAATGAAGAATAACTGAAGCAGAAAGTTCAACTGAGAGATAAGTAAAATAGTTAAGTGAATGATTTTTAGACCTTTTGATCCCCAAATTTCTAGATTCGAAAATTACTGAGGACCCCTTTCTTTACAATCTTGAAAAGTGACTACcccaaaaagtttttatttgggTTATATCtgtcaatatttttaaagtattaaaaattattcatttaaagataataaaatcattgcctattaaaataattttaatggggaaaaaactttTCCAAAAACTAAATTTTAGTGAGAAAAATggtattgtttatttatttatgaaaatttctttaatttcagcTTAGTAGAAGACAGGGGGATTCTCTTATttgcttctgcattcaatctgttgtGATGATAtttgaagaatatgaaaaaacCTGAAGCAAAAGATATATAATTGGTAAAGAGGACTATTTTTAATAATCAAAGTCTTATTATAAAAAGTTCTGATATCACAAACCCCTTAAAAGAATCTTAGGGGCACACAGCTTTTATAGAATCATTTGTCTAGAAtagtgattctaaatcttctgggtGATTAGAGCTTAAAATGGGGTGGTAGTCATGAGTGGAAAGGAAAAATGTGATTCAAGCATTAAAATTGAAAAGACTTGGCAAATGAACAGATacgaagggaaaaaaacaaagatgaaagtgACACATTACTCCACATTACTCTTGAATGACCGAGATGGTAGTTGCTTCAATGGATATAGAGAAGTGTGGAACAGATtaaagaagataatgaaatttGGAGATGCTAAAATCAATAGGCTTACAGGATATAACAGAAGAAATTTTAGAC
Proteins encoded in this region:
- the MARCHF7 gene encoding E3 ubiquitin-protein ligase MARCHF7 isoform X5 is translated as MESKPSRIPRRITVEPSSSSLSARTVSGGRGSGMSDAYHPRESPFRLNSEHQATSSTLTSPFQSSWYGESERTQGAYPRLQNQQREHDSKRPKLSYTSCTSTSTGRNSASGLNSISDSSWRTSQIPRSSSMVLGSLGTELVRERRDLERRADPSINLMDYSHRSGDFTSSSYLQDRVASSYSQGARPKENSLNTLRLNTSSMNRQWPSEHQSSFYSREPSRNSSRSNFSPREMESPQRSVQQGFSYIPNRDEASSINNSERIGSSQRSLTEPSNDTEGRRTTRQLLSRLASSMSSTFFSRRSSQDSLNTRSLDSENSYVAPTVLTSTQSSGSAVSSSEVPDNRTPESSQGFRFLRRRWGLSSVGQNPNSETGSENFSQESESRNAGSWLSSSLRNRCTPLFSRRRREGRDESTRIRTSDVPSRPHHVLRRESNEDVHLETQNESLGTTANRSQTPTVPSSAAASAASTPDLAHSGRNTGISGILPGSLFRFAVPSALGSSLSDNVMITVDIIPSGWNSSDGQNDKTKTLPSRDPERLQKIKESLLLEDSDEEEGDLCRICQMAAASSSNLLIEPCKCTGSLQYVHQECMKKWLQAKINSGSSLEAVTTCELCKEKLQLNLEDFDIHELHRAHANEQVSIFCLIWQSMSLSARVCTWLYCCIYVNKAFLICWELRVKLAHVSDLLTLQELFRHIWKILKPLKMNLKKMETITEHLTWPNIM
- the MARCHF7 gene encoding E3 ubiquitin-protein ligase MARCHF7 isoform X4, yielding MESKPSRIPRRITVEPSSSSLSARTVSGGRGSGMSDAYHPRESPFRLNSEHQESNLLHTSGRDWGFGEREAHETPWKFTSSSPTHFSGTFERPWSGNFLGSRSRLATSSTLTSPFQSSWYGESERTQGAYPRLQNQQREHDSKRPKLSYTSCTSTSTGRNSASGLNSISDSSWRTSQIPRSSSMVLGSLGTELVRERRDLERRADPSINLMDYSHRSGDFTSSSYLQDRVASSYSQGARPKENSLNTLRLNTSSMNRQWPSEHQSSFYSREPSRNSSRSNFSPREMESPQRSVQQGFSYIPNRDEASSINNSERIGSSQRSLTEPSNDTEGRRTTRQLLSRLASSMSSTFFSRRSSQDSLNTRSLDSENSYVAPTVLTSTQSSGSAVSSSEVPDNRTPESSQGFRFLRRRWGLSSVGQNPNSETGSENFSQESESRNAGSWLSSSLRNRCTPLFSRRRREGRDESTRIRTSDVPSRPHHVLRRESNEDVHLETQNESLGTTANRSQTPTVPSSAAASAASTPDLAHSGRNTGISGILPGSLFRFAVPSALGSSLSDNVMITVDIIPSGWNSSDGQNDKTKTLPSRDPERLQKIKESLLLEDSDEEEGDLCRICQMAAASSSNLLIEPCKCTGSLQYVHQECMKKWLQAKINSGSSLEAVTTCELCKEKLQLNLEDFDIHELHRAHANEQVSIFCLIWQSMSLSARVCTWLYCCIYVNKAFLICWELRVKLAHVSDL
- the MARCHF7 gene encoding E3 ubiquitin-protein ligase MARCHF7 isoform X6, whose product is MESKPSRIPRRITVEPSSSSLSARTVSGGRGSGMSDAYHPRESPFRLNSEHQATSSTLTSPFQSSWYGESERTQGAYPRLQNQQREHDSKRPKLSYTSCTSTSTGRNSASGLNSISDSSWRTSQIPRSSSMVLGSLGTELVRERRDLERRADPSINLMDYSHRSGDFTSSSYLQDRVASSYSQGARPKENSLNTLRLNTSSMNRQWPSEHQSSFYSREPSRNSSRSNFSPREMESPQRSVQQGFSYIPNRDEASSINNSERIGSSQRSLTEPSNDTEGRRTTRQLLSRLASSMSSTFFSRRSSQDSLNTRSLDSENSYVAPTVLTSTQSSGSAVSSSEVPDNRTPESSQGFRFLRRRWGLSSVGQNPNSETGSENFSQESESRNAGSWLSSSLRNRCTPLFSRRRREGRDESTRIRTSDVPSRPHHVLRRESNEDVHLETQNESLGTTANRSQTPTVPSSAAASAASTPDLAHSGRNTGISGILPGSLFRFAVPSALGSSLSDNVMITVDIIPSGWNSSDGQNDKTKTLPSRDPERLQKIKESLLLEDSDEEEGDLCRICQMAAASSSNLLIEPCKCTGSLQYVHQECMKKWLQAKINSGSSLEAVTTCELCKEKLQLNLEDFDIHELHRAHANEQAEYEFISSGLYLVVLLHLCEQSFSDMLGTASEASTRVRFINLARTLQAHMEDLETSEDESEEDGDHNRTFDMA